The genome window TGCATCGTGTCGGTGTCGGAGGGGAGCCTTGTGAAGGGCCTGATGGCGGGGATGCTGGGGATTTTCCTGTCCACCGTCGGGGGCGATCCTATCACCGGGGAGGCGCGGTTCACCTTCGGGCAGTTCCAGTTGATCGCGGGCTTCAACCTGCTGGCGGTGGTGATCGGGGTCTTTGCCCTGTCGGAGGTGCTGATCCGCGCCAGTTCAGGGCCTGACAGCACCGGGGTCCTGGTGGATTTCAAGGGCATCGTCCTGCCGCGTTGGGCGGAGTGGAAGGGACGTTTGCGCGGGCTGGCCAAATCCGTGGCCATTGGCAACGGGGTGGGCATTCTGCCCGGGACCGGGGCGGCGACGGCGGCCTTCATCTCCTATGCGGAGGCGCGGCGGTCTGCCCCCACGCGGGCGAATTTCGGCAAGGGGGAGCCGGACGGGCTGATCGCGTCGGAATCGGCCAATAACGCGGTCACCGGCGGGGCGCTGGTGCCGACCATGGCGCTGGGGATCCCCGGGGACGCGATCACGGCGGTGATGCTGGCGACGCTGACCCTGCACGGGGTGACGCCGGGCATTCGGCTGATGCAGGACAATCCGGTGCTGATGGCGTCGATCTTCGCGGGGTTCTTCATCATCAACCTGATGCTGCTGCCCCTGGGAATGCTGGTGTCGAAGCTGGCCGCGCCGCTCCTGCGGATGCGGGAGGCCTATATGCTGATCGTGATCACGCTTTTGTGCACGGTGGGCGTGTTCTTCGTGCGGGGCAATCCGTTCGATTTGCTGGTGATGGCGGGGGCGGGGATCGTCGGCTTCGTGCTGCGGCGGCAGGGCTATCCGATGGCGCCGCTGGTGATCGGCATGGTGCTGGGTCCGACGCTGGAACTGAGCCTGCGGCAGGGGTTGATCATCACCGATGGCAATTTCGGGGCGTTCTTCACCGGGCATCCCATCGCGCTGGGTCTGACCATCGCGGCGGCGGGGATGCTGAGCCTGCCGCTCATTCGGGCGCTGCGCAGCAAGGGAGCATGACATGAGCGATGTGGCGATTATCGGGTTGGGGAGCATGGGCTACGGGATGGCGCAATCGCTGCTGCGCGCGGGGCTGCGGGTCTACGGGGCCGATATCGCGCCGGAGCCGATGGCGCGGTTCCGGGCCGAGGGCGGGCTGGCGGCGCGGCCCGAGGCGGTGGATATCCTGGTGATCGCGGTGCTGAACGCGGCCCAGACGGAGGCGGTGCTTTTCGGGGCTGAGGGCTGGATT of Dinoroseobacter shibae DFL 12 = DSM 16493 contains these proteins:
- a CDS encoding tripartite tricarboxylate transporter permease, with product MIELLPQAFALLLSPQGLLVLSVGTMLGIVLGALPGIGSTVAVAMILPFTLTMDQAPAILLLLAIYAGSVYGGSISAILINTPGTPQSAATCLDGFPMAQRGEAGKALGWATIASVVGGLTSAVVLIFAAPQLAAFALNFGPIETFALILLGLTCIVSVSEGSLVKGLMAGMLGIFLSTVGGDPITGEARFTFGQFQLIAGFNLLAVVIGVFALSEVLIRASSGPDSTGVLVDFKGIVLPRWAEWKGRLRGLAKSVAIGNGVGILPGTGAATAAFISYAEARRSAPTRANFGKGEPDGLIASESANNAVTGGALVPTMALGIPGDAITAVMLATLTLHGVTPGIRLMQDNPVLMASIFAGFFIINLMLLPLGMLVSKLAAPLLRMREAYMLIVITLLCTVGVFFVRGNPFDLLVMAGAGIVGFVLRRQGYPMAPLVIGMVLGPTLELSLRQGLIITDGNFGAFFTGHPIALGLTIAAAGMLSLPLIRALRSKGA